AGCCCGTATAGCGTGCGGTGGGTTTAGTGGGGGGTAAtagagaatgaatgggggaaagtcacatcACATGacaggaggcactgcctccatCGCGTCACGATCGGATATGACCATGAAACCGGTACGAAGCTTTTTGTATTAATTGAAATGtctcctttaataatgtttaaaaacatgacatacattttatcttcatattagaaattattgtttttttcagttcaCACCATCTATTTTGTCACATCTATGAAAGTGTACTTGGGacatgaataataaaatgagaaaaaagtccCATAAATATCCACCTGTGTTTGTCAAGCTTAACGACTCAGCCCCGTTACatcaattaacattaaaaaaataactttatttcaacattattcatgatttcttAATATCATGCATGCCATGCGCTCTCCATTTATTCACTTGATTTAGAGCAGTGGCCAATttgggccaaaaaaaaaaaaaaatcacaaactcGTCACACctaaatttttattattatttttttgttaagtttataaaaaagtaatgtaaaGTTAGTTGAACTATGTCTGAAATGTTCAGAGCAATCATGAGAATACTGATTTTAGCTCAAATTCTGAAGTTAAATGATGAGGTTTCTGTCACAAAAACTGCCCATTTCAGGCTTTAATAGCAAAAGTGTGAgattttatgtaacttttatatttgcaattacTGAATTAGTGTGAGGGACATCTGATTAAtaggaaaatgttgattttatcacaaatacattttataataatattcagagaGCTCCCACAGTgtccataacttaaaataatgaccAATAATAACAGGGATTTGATGCCTGAGATGGGAAAATAAGGTTTTCTGGaagttaaatatgtcattacagttttttccaattgctaacacactaaaatgacatgcacagcacaattatttaaactgacacacagagagcaaaacttcttctcaagtctccaaaagtctaaacaccttttctgttttacacacattttgcatttcaaaatagcactttttaaattcactaaatacagttctctgcataagacacaacaatctgacataaagtcacatgtttgccatttcaaaacactgccattcaaaatgacactacatgagctaattggccaattacatgtgccacctggccaaacacctcagtggttaattgttaacacttcaatcaggatgtaagcactatgaaaagaccacaggtgagaaccttttttttttacaacaacaatggaagacattgcagagagaggaagaggaagaggaagaggaagaggaagagggaggttgagaataagagggggaggaagagtgagaggtaacggtagagcaggtagaggagttcatggccaaagaagacaaacactttcaaatgaaatcagagcaaccttagtagatcatgtcatcaaccatgggttgacaatgcgtgaggctggacagagagtgcagccaaacttgagccgttttactgtcgcctctgtcatccggacctttagactggagaacaggtatgtaaccaaaatttcatgtagtacacatgtagtataccccatgtcatagtgtatcagttgggtgacacctgtttacttagtgtatgacatcagccattcatgaactgtacaagtttcctgtacaatgtactctactgtgggggaaaatatttaggctgcattgtccaagccctatatatatttttatttttattttttctaaaggactgagagacgacaccatggtggaggaaggggccaaatgttcaccggggtacaggaagctgccattgtaaacttggttttggaaaataatgaaatcagattacgagaaattcaaagccacatcatccaagacaacaccttattcaacaacattcaacgagttagtctgtccacattggctcgcattctcaagcgaaaccaaatcagaatgaaacaactttataaggtgccgtttgagagaaactctcaaagaaacaaagagttcagacgagcatatgtggatgtaagtactatattgactgcagtacactacacacaacattgtttcccagtgtactggataacaccatattgagtgatttttgttctttgttttcagggagtactggaaatggatgctcatgcaatcccacatgagttcatctttatagatgaggctgggttcaacctagcaaagaccagaagaagagggagaaacctcattggccacagagccattatagatgttcctggccaacgtggtgggaacatcacaatgtgcgctgccatctccaatatgcatggtgtcctccaccgtcatgccaaacttggaccatacaacacagcccatattctcagatttctggacagacttcacaacattctcataccaccagagcgtatgaatgatgcagaccatcaaagaaaccggtacgttgtagtatgggacaacgtgaactttcatcgtgcagccccagtccaaaactggattgctgaccacccaacatttctcgtgcaatacctcccaccatactcaccatttctgaaccccatagaagaattcttttcggcatggcggtggaaggtatacgaccggcagccctttgtgcgcatgcctcttgtgcaggccatggaagaggcatgtgatgagattgatgtgggtgcaattcagggatggataaggcactcaaggcgcttcttccctcgatgtctggcaagggaagatattgcctgtgatgttgacgaggcgttgtggccagacccggctgtgcggcaagatgctgcctaattatttttcttgccttttttttttgtttgttttttttactgtaatatattttttttcagaaattttctttttcagtttactttttttgtaagaatatttttgttcagtcccatgtaaatatatctgctgtgcttatgttgtactgacttgtttactgtagtgaaggaaaaaaaataaaaatgttgcaacagcatgtgtgtttatctctaaatatttctgtgcatgtgaacaatctgatacatattttagtattatggcaaagcatactaaagatgggggtgcttttcattatgcccaacagtgtgtaggtggttaggcaaaaatctggtaatatgaatgaagtgtgtgccatttcatgcaaaagtttgattttgataatgctctgtgtagtttcggttgcagtgcttcattttgcaggatatatgaggtattttgcagtttgggtgtgtggttttgtgaattgtgttaagtgttttgataaaaccagactagtttgaaaaattgtgtgttagcaattggaaaaaactgtaatgttgtggggtgttcagaaaagtaatacattttggtaaaaaaaataaaataaaaacatctaaaAATGTGTAAGGCCAAATCATACCAGTTTTGTGGAATGACTcaaatacagtcaaaccaaaaattattcagacacttttttTGATATGTTTTTACTACTGTGTGCAGGACACTAAAgatcatttatgtaagtgatagcagcaaaataaagtaaaccgtgaaatattatacccaaaaattcttcatacggTGGaataccagtaaaactgataaactggaaccaaaaattattcagacactttgacctgaccatgttttgattAAGTGTCATCTGACattattaagattatttttttctgacagtttaactccgagatcttgtcatattttattaccattttttgaaaatatagtgaataaactgaattaatgaaggaaatgttcaaggtgtctgaatacattttggtttgacaaataaatatagaagtatatatataatttaaaataaataaataaataacttatatACTTCGTGTGATTGGATTTTTTTACCTCACTAAAGTCATacctttgtttagttttttggcTGATTTTCAAATATcgttttgcttcaaatcaaagtttttaAAGATTCACCCAGTATCTGGTTGGTTCAGTTCATGACTTATAATGCTTCAACAGagactttttataaaaaaaaaaaaaaacattggagAAATTGATGGAAAAAATGCTTACGCCAcggaaaaaaaacacattatgccGTTTACTAAGAGCTCAGTGCATGCTGCAGCAATGACTgtataaaagaaataaatgaacaaatacCTGATATATCCTAAAGGGAATATAGCGGAAGCCGCCCTCTTCACTCGGATACTCCATGAGTTTCCGATTCATGGCCCAGAACTGGTCGAATTTATCTGATAAAAGAAAGAAATCGCTTTAATCAGTGACAGTTTCATGTGGACTTTCTGTAAGTCACGCAGTAGTGTTGGACTTTctaacacaaaaggagatggcTGGAATAATGTATCTCAGTCACCATTCATCTTCACTGTGTGGAACAGAGACTGAGACTGACAGTCCCTAACATCTGCCTAACATCTCTCCTGTGCTCAGTGGAAGAAAGAAAGCCATTTAGGCTAACAAAATGAGAATTTTAATTGCTGGCTGAACTTTTCATGATGAAATgatgaagaagaaaaacaaaagagaGATGAGAGTTGTGAGCAaacccgtgtgtgtgtgtgtgtgtgtgttcagtcaCGCTGGCTGCGTTCTCACATGTGCAGTTTAAAATCAACATCCGCTTAGAAATTGTTACTTTctcttctcacacacacacacacacacacacacacacactctctctctctctctctctctctctctctctctctcattagcGCAGAAGACAGCTGTGTGTTATCATCAAACCATCGATGCTTCTGAAACTCACACCTCTTTCAGTTTATCAGCAGAGCTTCACATTTTCACCTTTAAATTAACTACTGAAACCACTGGCTTGAACAAACACACTAGCTCTGCCATATACTCAAACAGAAGAACGTAGACACTTATAGTGTTATGTTTAAAGctaaaggctggaatacactataCCATACGACTTTAAAAATCTGAACAGATCTTGATTGAATATGCATATGCTGTGTCCCAAGAGTAGACAAACTTTAGGACAAAACTGTCATAATTGTGGATGCTCTGTCGCATAGTTACATGCAACCTgttaaactggcctgtcaatcatctcgTCACAgtttacatcctccacatttcatctCATTTCCTACTATACTGGAGAGAAAAGAAGCGGCACACTGATCTGCAGTCGTGGGTCTTTCATGCGGATACTCTCCTCATGTGTTTGcacaatgatgcatttaaaagttaatggccaaacggatctttataaaagttcacaatgctgatgaaatataatgatgatcatatttaataaatcaGGTTAGATACTGGTTATTAATCACTCAAACCCCTTTATCTAAACCGCTCTacttaagggttagttcacccaaaaaagaaaaatctgtcattaattactctccctcatgtcgttccacacccataagaccttcattcatcttcagaacacaaattaagatattttagttgaaatccgatggctcaattaggcctgagcaatgacatttcctctctcaagatccattaatgtactaaaaacatatttaaatcagttcatgtgagtacagtggttcaatattaatattataaagccacgagaatatttttggtgctttGGAGCTTTAATAATcagtgtcaagtcaagtcacctttatttctatagcgctttttacaatgcagattgtgtcaaagcagctttacattgataattggtatataatttttccttttaaagaatagtgtcaatgcaagcagatcaaaagcactgttgaataaatgtcaaggatactgttgaatatcaaatgtcaagtcaaattaaattaaattagggctgcacgattaatcgcatttTATCAcaatatctgcttctctcgattgattttaaataatcgtcacgatattggcccgctccatgaaaatgaacataatttggaaatattggaagtaatattaggaatttcgctggtttatctttttaaattcctaaaggttttaccagttttcataatgttgatgagctagaaatgatttttctttgctttacgaatttgccgggcaatttgaatctggtttgtcttattgcaaacgaattgtgttgctttaaaatctaatgtgaatacatattacaaagcgctcaccaaaaccatgttttgtattgatttaccatctaacgaagttatcatagttggttaaatttaagtctttgtgccacctacaggccttttgggtgaagtgtaggtttgtaaagaacttgcaaaatagccatagttacattactcttttgatagaatagTGTATTGAATCATGAATCGGAGCGCATGTCAAACtcccaaactgctgaaatcatgtgactttggcgctccgaatcatgatttgatacgccgattcataatgctccaaaaatattcttgtggctttataatattaatattgaaccacatattgaactgatttaaatatgtttttagtacctttatggatcttgagagaggaaatgtcattgctccctatggaggcctcactgagccatgggacattttcaacaaaaatatcttaatttgtgttctgaagatgaacgaaggtcttacgggtgtggaacgacatgagggtgagtaattaatgacattattttcatttttgggtgaaccaaccctttaaccATCAGTCTCGCACATCCACcatatttgtagttttttaacactttttattggtgtttgtagttctaatcaaaTCCTCGTCCAACACAATGTTGGTTGTGTGCAATATTAGCCATTATGTGTTCACAGATCCACATTTCGGATTCTAACCGGACCTTCCTAAGACTATCTTTgaaatactcatttcaacatactacgattttGGGCACACATTCTAATATCgagaatactatttaggacagGCAGTATGTGAATCGGAGTCTGTGCTCATCACACAATACATGACTTTCTGTCAACTCTCCAGACTGCCTACAACTTTCTGCAACTATTGTCGAAAAATACTGGACAAAGATGTGTAGTGTGTTCAGAGTGCAGGTAAAACAGGAGGTTCTTACCGTTCTGCAGACCCATCCACAGCTGTTTATGGTCTTTTTTCTGCATGTCGTTGATGACTTGGCTTTTGTGTTTGAGCGCATCGGCCTCTTTAATGCACGACATGAAATGTGCTTCTATCACAGAGTTCGACGGGCAGTGAAGCAAGTCTTGTTCTGGGAAGTTCTACAAGACAAAGTACATTACAACTGTGGCATATCATTAATAACAGCGTGGAGAAGGAGCGAAGCAGTCTACACACCTTAAAGTGCACTGAGACGTTCCAGGGCAGAGCCGTGTTTGAAGCGTGGAGGTCAAACAACACGCCAATGGGATAGTGCcttaaaacaatgaaaatgacacatttatCATCCATGAAGTAAAGACGGGGCATCAGCAAAATGAGTTACTCATCAGACAGTCTCAGTCCTTGAGCAGCAGAGAGCTCGTGTTGTACTGCCACCTTGTGGTTTAAGAGAAAAGTACACCAATTACTTAGACCATGACACTAGAGCTGTTGAACTCCTACTACTTTTCTTCAATGGATACGAAGCTGCCAGGATTTGAgagtataaaaatattataaaaaccaATAAATCAGATCCAACTACAGGTGCGGgaagttattttttttgaatGCCACATACTAAACGTCATGCACCAGCTGAGAAAGAGATCCGTCCCGTAAACAGCAAGAATGAGTCTCTGAAATCTACACATTTCTGTGGTGTGCTGGCATGTGTTCAGAAAGCTC
The Chanodichthys erythropterus isolate Z2021 chromosome 2, ASM2448905v1, whole genome shotgun sequence DNA segment above includes these coding regions:
- the LOC137024238 gene encoding uncharacterized protein yields the protein MKQLYKVPFERNSQRNKEFRRAYVDGVLEMDAHAIPHEFIFIDEAGFNLAKTRRRGRNLIGHRAIIDVPGQRGGNITMCAAISNMHGVLHRHAKLGPYNTAHILRFLDRLHNILIPPERMNDADHQRNRYVVVWDNVNFHRAAPVQNWIADHPTFLVQYLPPYSPFLNPIEEFFSAWRWKVYDRQPFVRMPLVQAMEEACDEIDVGAIQGWIRHSRRFFPRCLAREDIACDVDEALWPDPAVRQDAA